Below is a genomic region from Candidatus Schekmanbacteria bacterium.
GCTTCATTTCTATATTATGTATCGTTGTACCAAGCGGGATCTTCTTTATTGGAAGAGCATTCCCTTCCTTTATATCAGCATCCGGACCAGATATAAGCGTATCACCGACCTTAACCCCTGCAGGATAAAGTATGTAGCGCTTGTCACCGTCAGCATAATGAAGCAGAGCGAGAAGCGCCGTCCTGTTCGGATCATATTCCACGGAAGCGACGCGTGCTGGAACTGCGAACTTGTCCCTTCTGAAATCTATGATCCTGTAACGTCTCTTGTGGCCCCCTCCGATATGGCGCGAGGTAATTCTTCCGTTATTATTGCGGCCTCCCGTCTTATGCAAAGAGTCAAGGAGCGACTTCTCAGGCTCAGACTTTGTTACCTCTGAGCGGATTACCTTTGTCTGGAAGCGCCTTCCAGGAGACGTAGGTTTATATTTTAGTAATTCCGGCATTTATATTCTCCAATCCTTATACACCTTCAAAAATTTCTATCTTCTCCCCTTCCTTCAGGGTTACGATTGCTTTTTTCCAGTCAGAACGTTTGCCGGTAAATTTTCCATATCTCTTGACCTTACCAACCCTGTTCTGAACGCAGACCTTAAGAACCTTTACATTGAATATCTGTTCTATGGCATCCTTTATCTCAAGCCTGTTTGCATCAGGATGAACCACAAAGGAAACCTTATTCTCTTTATCTTTTTGCCTGTTGGATTTCTCCGTTATCACAGGAGACTTTATAATGTCATATTTTTTCAGTTCCACTTCAGTGCCTCCCTGAAGAGGGCTATATCTTTTTCCATGATGATGACCTTTTCA
It encodes:
- a CDS encoding 50S ribosomal protein L23 — its product is MKKYDIIKSPVITEKSNRQKDKENKVSFVVHPDANRLEIKDAIEQIFNVKVLKVCVQNRVGKVKRYGKFTGKRSDWKKAIVTLKEGEKIEIFEGV
- the rplB gene encoding 50S ribosomal protein L2, whose product is MPELLKYKPTSPGRRFQTKVIRSEVTKSEPEKSLLDSLHKTGGRNNNGRITSRHIGGGHKRRYRIIDFRRDKFAVPARVASVEYDPNRTALLALLHYADGDKRYILYPAGVKVGDTLISGPDADIKEGNALPIKKIPLGTTIHNIEMKPGKGGQLVRGAGMGAQLLAKDGEYAQVKLPSGEIRMISKDCLATIGQIGNVEIENVSLGKAGRKRWLGKRPKVRGVAMNPVDHPHGGGEGRTSGGRHPCTPWGKPTKGYKTVRKKSSNKYIVKGRNKR